DNA from Phragmites australis chromosome 16, lpPhrAust1.1, whole genome shotgun sequence:
GCCGCTTCTCCATCGCCCCGCACTTCCGCACCAACGTCACCTCCGCGCGCCGCGACCGCGCATGCGGGGTCTGGCGCGTGCAAGCCCACGTCGCCGGCCGTGGCGACGTCGAGTACGTCTGCCAGTGGCTCGTCGTCGCCACGGGAGAGAACGCCGACACCGTCGACCCCGACATCGAGGGCCTTCGCCAAAGCAGGGTCCCCGTCATGCACGCCGCCGAATACCGGTCCGGCGAGCCCTTCAGGGGCAAGCGCGTGCTGGTCATCGGCTGCGGCAATTCCGGCATGGAGGTCTGCCTCGACCTCTGCCACCACGGCGCCTCCCCCACCATGGTCGTCAAGGACTCGGTGCACGTGCTCCCGCGGGAGGTGATGGGCAAGTCCACGTTCGAGATGACGGTGACCATGATGCGCTGGCTCCCACTCTGGCTGGTCGACAGGATCCTGGTCGCCATGGCGGCGCTCACGCTgggcgacgtcgagcgctacggcCTGCGGCGGCCGGCGGTCGGGCCGATGGAGCTCAAGAGCCGGGAGGGCAAGACGCCCGTGCTCGACATCGGCGCGCTCGCGAAGATCAAGTCGGGCCAGATCAAGGTCGTACCGGAGGTCAGGAGGTTCCTGCCTCTGCCTGCCGGGGGGGCGGAGCTCGTGGACGGACGCGTCGTGGAGGTGGACGCCGTCGTGCTCGCCACCGGCTACCGCAGTAACGTCGCGTCGTGGCTCAaggtaacaaaaaaaaaaagaagagtagTTTGGTTCGAGTTTGCCTAACTGATGGAACTAGATGAACTACTAGACGGAGCCAGCAGCACAAGATGTTAGTCTAGTTTATTATTTACTGACTAGATAGTGTTTTGGATGGATGCAGATGAAGGGGACAGGTGATTGGGAGGCCGGAGAGGAGGATGGTCTCTACGCCGTGGGGTTCACGAGGAGAGGGCTCGCCGGGATAGCTGAGGCGGCGGTGAGGATGGCGGAGGAGCTGGGCAAGGTGTGGCGGCAACAGACGATGGATCTGCAGGAGCACCCAGGGCCAGCCTCTCGTGCCTGTGATGGATCATGTGTGCATGATCAGTGAATCCGTCCTTGTAAAAAGCACTCGATCCTGTCATATGCATCTTGATCGTAAGTTGTAGCTCAAAGCATCGGAGGTAGAGCTAGGAGTGACCAGCTCCCACtgtactagtttttttttttctttttaaaaattcaCTGTACTAGTGTTACAGTTTGCACGCGAATGAACATCCATCTATCTCTTGCTGTTAGTATTCCCTTAGTTGCTCTCTCTATCCATTTAACGATAATGGAGCTTGAACCAAGCAACATACACACCCATAGCATACTAATAATTGGTTTTCTTTGGCATTTTGGGATGCTTCCAAGACATACATTTCTAGGTTTCGGCCAAGCACTGCTTGGTTCATTTCATAAGCTACCTGTCCTGTACATAAACAGTGCCTACTCCACAAGTACAATCACAAATACCAAAATGAACAACACACAAGTAGCAAATGCATCTTTGTTTCCTCAACTGCTAAGTATGGTATAAATATAGTCAAGTCGACACCAAAGGATGATCAGTGCCAATTAAGTCACAATATGAAGATTAGCGCCAGAGCAAGAACGAACCGATCAAGCGCCTATGCAGCTTTCCCAACAACCGTAGCTCGAACTGAAACTACCTCCTCCAGTCTGCTGAGCATACTCAGCAATCACTTTGCTGGCGCAAGCATCCCATGTCCTAGCAATCTCTCGCAGTGACATGGGCTCAGCCAGACCCCGGAGCAATATGCCAAACTTTGACTTCGCTTTTGTAGACAAGTCATCAGAGTTCCTGCTGCGGATTCACAAGCACAATGGAGCACCGTGAGTTCAACATACACCTAAAGAAGCAGGTAGTCCGTAGGCACGGCGTGATACTAATTGTGGGAGATAATAAACACAGTGGTCACACACCTTTGCTCATCTGAAAACTTATCTAGGAGCACCGGGGAGCATTTTGGGTAGCTAGCAGGAACAAGCAACCTCAATGGCAAAATTGGACTCTGCCCATGCATTCACACATAAAAGAAATGAGCCAATGATACAGGTCCAGAAAATACTAGAGCATGTGTTTCGAAGCTCACCATCTGTGCCGAAGCAAACATGGACTTCAAGCTGGGACTAACTGCAACAGCAGTAAACATACATTTAATGACTGTCCCTTCAGCCCCTTCAGATGTTGCAGCAAATGACTCGGCATCATCCTCACATACATGGAGCTCTGTGTCTATAAGCTGCTGGTTTATCTCCTGAATCTCCTCCATCAGAGCATGGTTTACCTGCAAAAAGATGCTCAGGATACCAGATAAAAATACAAGGTAACCAAAAATTTGGAGCAGCTCCCATCACTTGATAATATACATCGGCTTGAGATCCATATATGCAAGTTACTGTAAACCAAGAACTATTTTTTGGTACAAAAGTTCTAAAAGAAACACACCTCAATTTTTTGCCACTTGACACATGAGGTTGCAGTTGATTGTAGCTCAGGGGTATCTACACTATATGATTGTTTGAAGCTATCATTGACACTTCCAGCTGATGAAACATTAAGAGGCATAGCACTCGTGTCGCGTTTCATTTTCTTTGATGTACCACTCCCATCATGCGCTATGAAGTTTCTGGCTTGCAAGCGGCACTTTGTCATAGCAACGAGATCTTCACCCACAGCAGCTCTAGAACCGTTACCAGGTGCCGATCCAGCGATCCTGTCAATCATGCTGACGACAGATCCTATATCGCTAACTGCGGTAATAAGAGACTGATGCTGTGTTGTCCGCAACTGCATTGTAACACAAAGTTGAACATGAAACAAACCGGATTTTTTTAGAAGAATAATATGGACCATGACATATCATAAAAGGAAACTAATTTATGGGATACGGGTGTAAATGGCTACTTATGTACTTACCGTACAAGGAAAACAGGCTATCAGAGAAACAACTGAATTATGAAGAGAAATAAAGAACTAAAATGAATCAGGTTAATCATAAAACTTCATGCAACACATGTTTTCATATATGCAAATGGGAAGAGCCAGAAGTAGAATTAAAATTATTAGGCAGTATTGTTATCATTTGAAGAACTAGCTGACAGGTTGCCAGAAAAAGGGATGATATACCTAACTCCTCTAGCCAAACTCTTCTTCAAGCTCATATTCGTTATGCTAGTATGTTTCAGAAAATTATATGCCTATCTTTGAAATTAATCAAGTAAAACAGTATATTCGGAACAGTCCAGATCAAGCAACAAATCATTAAAAGACAGTAAATATGAAGTTGTGAAGTTACTGACTGCTTTAAGTAAGCGATCTAGAGGCCTTTCTGCTGCACTTGATTTGGTTGGAACCTGAGTTGGTACGTTAGCCTGACTTCCATCGGCACTTGTGAATTCAGCTAGCAAGGGCGACGCCGATATACCTGGTGTATTGACGGCTATTGATTGCGTTTGAGGTGCATGGGATGATGTTTGCTGATGCCCAGCTTGCCCAGTATtagtaagtgatgataaattgGACAGTGGTTTATCCGAATCCACTGGTATAGGAGATGGGGCAACAGGTGGGGATGGAGATGGAACGAATGGTGAGTTAGCTGAATGCAATGGCGTCCCAGTCTTGAGTTGAGATGGCAACAGATTGTGTTGATCAACCTGAGGAGAAGGGTGTGAAATTTGTGGGGATGATGCTTGGAGGTTTTGCGGTGAAGAAATTGGGAACACACCACCCTGTTTCAACTGCGGATAGTGGTTACCTCGTGGGCCCACCTGTTGATAAATTCCAGATTTCATTGCAGCTCCTTGTCTAACCTTTAACTCATTCACATCATTTCCAGAATGAAGCTGTGGAACCTGCATCTGCACTTGCTGTTGTTTCTGTAATTGCTGCTGTTGAAGCATTTGCTTTTGCTGTAACTGTTGAAACATCTGACGTTTCATTTGCTGACTTTGCAGCATGTGATGctcctgctgttgctgcttTATCTGCTGCAATGAGCTTGCGTTTGCTTGCATTGAATTGGTATTAGGCTGCATTGTACTCATCGAGTTGTGAGATAACATGTTACTACTAGACTGCTGTTGTGCATTCATTGCACCCTGCAAGGGCCCAGTGCTTCCCTGTTGCAATGCACCACTCATTGAACCATGCTGCACAGAATTAAAATTATTTCCTTGGGCAGTCTCCAAATTAGAGCCAGCCTGTGGTGTATTTGCAACATTTTGCTGTGTTGTTGGAACACCAAAGTTTGTTGCTTGAGGCACAGGTACATGCTGGACACCAGCAGCACCGGAGGACTGTACTCCTGTGCTCATATTTGGTAAACCTGCTTGAGGCATCTGATTAGTATGGTTATCATGCTGCTGCAAACCTTGGGAAGCCTGATGTTGCTGTGAAATGTTAGAGCAAGGAGCTTGCCCACCAGATTGCTGATACGATTGCTGTCCTGGTGTCTGCACAGGCTTCCTTCTTTGTGAATTAAGGATACTGATAATTTGCTTCTCGTATACAGGGATTTTCTCCCTGAAACCTGGCTGAATACTGCTCTTGTTGATTTGCAGGAAATGCAATGTGCGCTCCAACATTACTTTAAAACCCTTCATCCTTTCATACTGGTCCATTTGCTTTTGAGGTAGCATGTGGTTGTCAACATATTGTAGCTTCATAGATATCTTATTGTACAAATCATTGAGTTCTGCAAAGTACTGGTCTTTTAAGACCTTAATCTgtgaaaaaataaaacaaagaacAAATAAGTTTGTTGATGAGGCTACATGGAGATGAATATAGGAAAGGAAGATATTGATAGGAAAGGAATACATTGAATGGAGCATGGTTCATCATTAAGTTACAAATAGGATACAGATAGTTCGGTAGCAATTACAAGCAGGACTGCACGAATTCGAAATAAAATGGGAACTACGCCACCCATTAAAGgaatcatgtatttttaaaaataaatttgattagTTAACTTTATGATCAAGAAAatactgcaaaaaaaaaatttgtcacCTTAAGACATCTAGACATCACGTGCTCCACAGTCCACAAACACAAAGATCCCTTATATATTTTAAAGGACTGCCAGAATTTAGCATATCTACATACCAATACCATACTAATGTGTCAGTACAAATTTCAATCCCAACTTTATttgagaaaggaaagaaaaaagagagttgATTGGTGGAAAACAGACCAAAAGAAAAGCACGAAAAAGGAATTGAGGGGCAACAGGAAGTGGAGGAAAAATCCAAACATTTTAGTACACAACATTGCTGCTTATTTCATCTTATATCAATCTAGATCAGTGCGATCTCAAATCTCTCTATTCTGGATGCTGTTTTTCATGAACTTTAGAAATGTGCAAGCAAGTTGAAAGCTTGGGAATGCCAATGGGATTGT
Protein-coding regions in this window:
- the LOC133895361 gene encoding mediator of RNA polymerase II transcription subunit 15a-like isoform X2; this translates as MDGANWRPTQGADPAAVAAAGGVDPNAPAPAGGDWRAQLQPEARSRIVNKIMETLKKHLPVSVPEGLSELEKIAVRFEEKIYTAATNQSDYLRKISLKMLSMESQTKSQQNPGNSQVIPNPNLHGPAPGLPPQGSNPAQSSAIPLMSQQQTRQPNTSTSVQASSLPSLGQSLPSVGHASTLQNMSGMPQNTMNNGLAQGATQDMYAAQRQMVGRQQQQQQAQNQLIYQQQQMLMREKLQQSSLMQPHAQQQQSLLQSTQLQSSQQPMMQMSSGLQPGQSIPQTQPMAMQSQSGIQQNPLNSVQQSVQSLLQQPTQSVVRQQQHPQSSMHQQPSLQQAQPTQQPNIPLQQQQQQLMSQQPNLQQNQLIGQQNNAVEMQQQQRLPVQSNNLLNMQQTQQMLNQQSMSLHQPQQLGSQANMSSLQQQQQQQQLLGTVPNVSNIQRMHMLQQTKAAIQQPQQQQHAQQPSMGLMQPQSQQNQLQQPKQHIMPQYQSQSNQLQQQLGMQQQPSMQQRLQTSAGMLLQQNNIDQQKQYIQAQRGLQEVSSSTSVDSTAQTDHPGAGDWQEELYQTIKVLKDQYFAELNDLYNKISMKLQYVDNHMLPQKQMDQYERMKGFKVMLERTLHFLQINKSSIQPGFREKIPVYEKQIISILNSQRRKPVQTPGQQSYQQSGGQAPCSNISQQHQASQGLQQHDNHTNQMPQAGLPNMSTGVQSSGAAGVQHVPVPQATNFGVPTTQQNVANTPQAGSNLETAQGNNFNSVQHGSMSGALQQGSTGPLQGAMNAQQQSSSNMLSHNSMSTMQPNTNSMQANASSLQQIKQQQQEHHMLQSQQMKRQMFQQLQQKQMLQQQQLQKQQQVQMQVPQLHSGNDVNELKVRQGAAMKSGIYQQVGPRGNHYPQLKQGGVFPISSPQNLQASSPQISHPSPQVDQHNLLPSQLKTGTPLHSANSPFVPSPSPPVAPSPIPVDSDKPLSNLSSLTNTGQAGHQQTSSHAPQTQSIAVNTPGISASPLLAEFTSADGSQANVPTQVPTKSSAAERPLDRLLKALRTTQHQSLITAVSDIGSVVSMIDRIAGSAPGNGSRAAVGEDLVAMTKCRLQARNFIAHDGSGTSKKMKRDTSAMPLNVSSAGSVNDSFKQSYSVDTPELQSTATSCVKWQKIEVNHALMEEIQEINQQLIDTELHVCEDDAESFAATSEGAEGTVIKCMFTAVAVSPSLKSMFASAQMSPILPLRLLVPASYPKCSPVLLDKFSDEQRNSDDLSTKAKSKFGILLRGLAEPMSLREIARTWDACASKVIAEYAQQTGGGSFSSSYGCWESCIGA
- the LOC133895362 gene encoding probable indole-3-pyruvate monooxygenase YUCCA9, with protein sequence MRSMVQEEAVAPMVQGNDNKQQQQQQQYWVNGALIIGAGPAGLAVAACLRKQDVPSVVLERADCIVSLWQNRTYDRLKLHLPKRFCELPMAPFPPHFPQYPSRAQFLSYLHSYARRFSIAPHFRTNVTSARRDRACGVWRVQAHVAGRGDVEYVCQWLVVATGENADTVDPDIEGLRQSRVPVMHAAEYRSGEPFRGKRVLVIGCGNSGMEVCLDLCHHGASPTMVVKDSVHVLPREVMGKSTFEMTVTMMRWLPLWLVDRILVAMAALTLGDVERYGLRRPAVGPMELKSREGKTPVLDIGALAKIKSGQIKVVPEVRRFLPLPAGGAELVDGRVVEVDAVVLATGYRSNVASWLKMKGTGDWEAGEEDGLYAVGFTRRGLAGIAEAAVRMAEELGKVWRQQTMDLQEHPGPASRACDGSCVHDQ
- the LOC133895361 gene encoding mediator of RNA polymerase II transcription subunit 15a-like isoform X1; the protein is MDGANWRPTQGADPAAVAAAGGVDPNAPAPAGGDWRAQLQPEARSRIVNKIMETLKKHLPVSVPEGLSELEKIAVRFEEKIYTAATNQSDYLRKISLKMLSMESQTKSQQNPGNSQVIPNPNLHGPAPGLPPQGSNPAQSSAIPLMSQQQTRQPNTSTSVQASSLPSLGQSLPSVGHASTLQNMSGMPQNTMNNGLAQGATQDMYAAQRQMVGRQQQQQQAQNQLIYQQQQMLMREKLQQSSLMQPHAQQQQSLLQSTQLQSSQQPMMQMSSGLQPGQSIPQTQPMAMQSQSGIQQNPLNSVQQSVQSLLQQPTQSVVRQQQHPQSSMHQQPSLQQAQPTQQPNIPLQQQQQQLMSQQPNLQQNQLIGQQNNAVEMQQQQRLPVQSNNLLNMQQTQQMLNQQSMSLHQPQQLGSQANMSSLQQQQQQQQLLGTVPNVSNIQRMHMLQQTKAAIQQPQQQQHAQQPSMGLMQPQSQQNQLQQPKQHIMPQYQSQSNQLQQQLGMQQQPSMQQRLQTSAGMLLQQNNIDQQKQYIQAQRGLQEVSSSTSVDSTAQTDHPGAGDWQEELYQTIKVLKDQYFAELNDLYNKISMKLQYVDNHMLPQKQMDQYERMKGFKVMLERTLHFLQINKSSIQPGFREKIPVYEKQIISILNSQRRKPVQTPGQQSYQQSGGQAPCSNISQQHQASQGLQQHDNHTNQMPQAGLPNMSTGVQSSGAAGVQHVPVPQATNFGVPTTQQNVANTPQAGSNLETAQGNNFNSVQHGSMSGALQQGSTGPLQGAMNAQQQSSSNMLSHNSMSTMQPNTNSMQANASSLQQIKQQQQEHHMLQSQQMKRQMFQQLQQKQMLQQQQLQKQQQVQMQVPQLHSGNDVNELKVRQGAAMKSGIYQQVGPRGNHYPQLKQGGVFPISSPQNLQASSPQISHPSPQVDQHNLLPSQLKTGTPLHSANSPFVPSPSPPVAPSPIPVDSDKPLSNLSSLTNTGQAGHQQTSSHAPQTQSIAVNTPGISASPLLAEFTSADGSQANVPTQVPTKSSAAERPLDRLLKALRTTQHQSLITAVSDIGSVVSMIDRIAGSAPGNGSRAAVGEDLVAMTKCRLQARNFIAHDGSGTSKKMKRDTSAMPLNVSSAGSVNDSFKQSYSVDTPELQSTATSCVKWQKIEVNHALMEEIQEINQQLIDTELHVCEDDAESFAATSEGAEGTVIKCMFTAVAVSPSLKSMFASAQMSPILPLRLLVPASYPKCSPVLLDKFSDEQSRNSDDLSTKAKSKFGILLRGLAEPMSLREIARTWDACASKVIAEYAQQTGGGSFSSSYGCWESCIGA